One region of Skermanella mucosa genomic DNA includes:
- a CDS encoding DUF2934 domain-containing protein, with translation MSLFDDVEKRVRQRAYEIWQREGCPEGREADHWALAKEEIAIEDNQTQTLAPNPSQGGDDTVVHSEPVEPLLAAESLEEDIGGPTNQSDEQPLPKRTRTRRSSAAAGDTAATADAPSGAAGTTKAPRTRKAKSKE, from the coding sequence ATGAGCCTGTTCGACGACGTTGAAAAGCGGGTGAGACAACGCGCCTACGAGATCTGGCAGCGCGAGGGGTGCCCGGAGGGACGGGAGGCGGACCATTGGGCGCTGGCCAAGGAAGAGATCGCGATCGAGGACAACCAGACCCAGACGCTGGCGCCGAATCCGTCGCAGGGTGGCGACGATACCGTCGTCCATTCCGAGCCCGTCGAACCGCTGCTGGCGGCGGAGAGCCTGGAGGAGGATATCGGCGGTCCGACCAACCAGTCGGATGAGCAGCCCCTGCCCAAACGCACCCGGACCCGCCGCTCGTCCGCTGCCGCCGGCGATACCGCCGCAACGGCCGACGCCCCATCGGGAGCAGCCGGTACGACCAAGGCGCCCCGGACGCGGAAAGCCAAGTCCAAGGAATAG